In one window of Arachis ipaensis cultivar K30076 chromosome B06, Araip1.1, whole genome shotgun sequence DNA:
- the LOC107648005 gene encoding uncharacterized protein LOC107648005: MASEESFVILVHHRGSIKRKTRSGVKFTDKDPLCIVVKPTTSYDDLVRSVLIKLGLEGAKRVKKFFYRIPITVLQDTVKYDCFTIGSDEDLQVMFLCRRQFPEVRTPELLAKLVDVVSSSGGSNRNATTEAAAAGSSSRPAVASSSVPVYEPAVQPVASPSFAVDLNDGVGDVVGSVDILPNALQGVPPVGVGDGVLGDVEEDDVEPDMIEDDSGDEGVSGHSVGFGARDAEGTAGLTEFQVGQQFQDKDEALLSVKTYSIRRGVQYKVVESDHRRYVGKCSEFGNGCTWLIRLSLRKRKGIWEVKRYNGPHTCLATSISSDHRSLDYHVIFTFVMPMVRADASVSIKVLLNATTAHFGFRPTYRRVWMAKQKAIALVYGDWDESYNELPRWVLGVQLTMPGTVAILRTSPVRVSGQVDESQAFFHRLFWTFPPLIQAFRHCKPLVSIDGTHLYGKYGGTLLIKIAQDGNSNILPVAFALVEGENAESWSFFLSHLRQHVTPQPGLLVISDRHNGIKAALEAPDGGWLPPSAYRAFCIRHVAANFALTFKGKDACRLLNSSNEADSNSLYSPITSNSNQGGSNY, encoded by the exons atggctagtgaggagagttttgtgattttggttcaccacagaggatccataAAGAGGAAAACTCGCTCCGGTGTGAAGTTtacagataaggatcctctctgtattgtcgtgaaaccaacgacgagctatgatgaccttgttagatctgtgctgattaaacttggtctggaaggtgcgaagcgagtgaagaagtttttctatcgcattccaatcactGTCTTGCAGgataccgtgaagtatgattgcttcacgattggtagtgatgaggacctgcaagtcatgtttctatgtcggaggcagtttcccgaggtgaggacaccagagttgttggcaaagttggttgatgtggtatccagctcagggggttcgaaccggaatgccACCACTGAAGCAGCGGCAGCCGGTTCGAGTTCCAggcctgccgttgcttcttcgTCCGTCCCTGTGTACGAGCCAGCGGTCCAACCAGTCGCCTCCCCGTCTTTTGCTGTTGATCTGAATGATGGAGTAGGCGATGTGGTAGGATCAGTTGATATTCTGCCGAACGCTTTACAGGGAGTTCCACCGGTTGGCGTCGGAGACGGAGTGTTGGGTGATGTAGAGGAGGACgacgtcgagccggatatgattgagGATGACAGCGGCGACGAG GGTGTTTCAGGGCACTCTGttggattcggagctagagatgcTGAAGGGACTGCTGGtttgacagagttccaggttggtcagcaatttcaggataaagacgaggccctgttaagtgtgaagacttacagcatccggcgaggggtacagtacaaggttgtGGAGTCTGATCATCGCCgttatgtgggcaagtgttctgagtttgggaatgggtgcacatggttgattcgactaAGTCTGCGgaagcgcaagggcatttgggaggtcaagCGGTACAATGGACCTCACACTTGTCTTGCGACCTCCATCTCGAGTGACCACAGGAgcttggattatcatgtgattttCACGTTcgttatgccaatggttagggctgatgcatccgtcagcatcaaggtgctcctaaatgccacgaCAGCACACTTCGGGTTtaggccgacttacaggagggtctggatggcgaagcagaaggcaattGCCCTCGTAtacggtgactgggatgagtcatacaatgAGCTCCCCAGGTGGGTTTTGGGAGTCCAGTTGACGATGCCCGGTACTGTTGCAATCCTACGGACGAGCCCCGTTCGAGTTAGTGGACAAGTAgacgagtctcaagcttttttccaCAGACTTTTCTGGACGTTTCCACCGCTCATCCAGGCATTTCGCCATTGCAAGCCCCTAGTTAGCATTGACGGGACCCATCTGTATGGGAAGTACGGGGGTACTTTGCTCATCaagattgcacaggacgggaactccaacattctacccgttgcattcgcactagtagaaggtgagaatgcagagtcttggtctttctttctctcccaccttaGACAGCACGTGACACCGCAGCCCGGTCTTctggttatatcggacaggcataacggcataaaggctgcgcttgaggctccggacggaggttggttacctccatctgcataccgtgcattctgcattcgacacgtagcggctaattttgcccttaccttcaagggcaaggaCGCATGTAGGCTTCTA